Proteins encoded together in one Drosophila gunungcola strain Sukarami chromosome 2R unlocalized genomic scaffold, Dgunungcola_SK_2 000013F, whole genome shotgun sequence window:
- the LOC128256208 gene encoding LOW QUALITY PROTEIN: uncharacterized protein LOC128256208 (The sequence of the model RefSeq protein was modified relative to this genomic sequence to represent the inferred CDS: deleted 1 base in 1 codon), whose protein sequence is MRKVEILICLLVSGVVSSMGHLLFLKEFLKAVHNEKSISTLLLMQREVHRKDILEEIYPMSWPIMCLDETQKIELFYHFNNEILALVLMDSLKDLLLLSALAANFNHMREARIAIFMQFMPSQKFLEDIAHQAAEYKYLNLLVIEKSNKIYRLCPFPQPKFEVFVQPLEGKEIFPVFWNNFMGKIAVTMPDMVPPRSFFSIDPQTGRSRSSGYVYHLLKDFSRRRNITLALLRPLNEKSSQVDLIEMTVRGELDIPMTGQLLNFRHPNVSKVESFLGMTAISIAVPCGRELSLFDRFFAVFGLASPISFSGHTFFLVAQDVILRTISDRVRHHCRRLEFLSMVLNLRVLCCLLGMSIPLGNKVRSIRGQLTMTMSFTGLMLACIAAGQTSYLITINPQYRYIKNLQELYDSNLTVVFNRQSYEMIKQMDPEILFPFLSNYWITSSREQIEMIVALNTSYAYQTFSYRNDPFSELQRHSTRKALCRTPELDLVGGLSYSSVLQQNSIYALALRDYASQVWSAGLHDYWVKKAVRDLVSTVRNDRIIRLPFVTEFKPINLQDFKGGWYMLAVGWTLALCVFIAEVLVGWRRGRLRNIST, encoded by the exons ATGAGAAAagttgaaatattaatttgcttACTAGTCAGTGGAGTAGTTTCCTCAATGGGACACCTTTTGTTCCTAAAGGAATTTCTGAAAGCAGTGCACAACGAAAAATCTATTTCCACTCTGCTTCTGATGCAAAGGGAAGTTCATAGGAAGGACATACTGGAGGAAATATATCCCATGTCCTGGCCCATAATGTGTTTGGATGAAACTCAAAAAATTGAGTTGTTTTACCACTTCAATAATGAAATTCTGGCACTCGTCTTAATGGATTCTTTGAAGGATTTATTGCTACTCTCAGCACTGGCTGCCAACTTCAATCACATGAGGGAGGCCAggattgcaatttttatgcaGTTCATGCCTTCTCAGAAGTTTCTGGAAGACATCGCACATCAGGCAGCTGAGTACAAGTACCTCAATCTGCTGGTAATCGAAAAGTCCAACAAAATCTATAGATTGTGCCCATTTCCCCAGCCAAAGTTCGAAGTGTTCGTCCAACCGCTTGAAGGAAAGGAAATCTTTCCCGTTTTCTGGAACAACTTTATGGGAAAGATCGCTGTAACAATGCCCGACATGGTGCCACCTCGAAGTTTTTTCTCGATAGATCCTCAAACGGGACGCAGCAGATCCAGTGGCTACGTTTACCATTTGTTGAAAGACTTTTCCCGCAGGCGCAATATCACGCTGGCATTGCTAAGGCCCCTAAACGAAAAAAGTTCTCAAGTGGATCTTATAGAGATGACAGTTAGGGGTGAGTTGGATATACCAATGACCGGTCAGTTGCTCAACTTCAGACACCCGAATGTGAGCAAAGTGGAGTCGTTTCTGGGAATGACAGCGATTTCCATAGCAGTGCCTTGTGGTCGAGAGCTTTCTTTGTTTGACCGGTTTTTTGCCGTCTTTGGCCTTGCATCA CCTATCTCTTTTTCGGGTCATACTTTCTTCTTAGTTGCGCAGGATGTAATTTTAAGAACAATAAGTGATCGAGTCAGACACCATTGTCGCCGTTTGGAATTCCTTAGCATGGTGCTTAACCTGCGAGTGCTATGTTGCCTTTTAGGCATGTCGATTCCGCTTGGGAACAAAGTTCGATCCATCAGGGGGCAGTTGACAATGACAATGAGTTTTACAGGCCTAATGTTGGCCTGCATTGCGGCAGGCCAAACCAGCTACCTGATTACCATAAACCCGCAGTACCGGTATATAAAGAACTTACAAGAACTGTACGACAGTAACTTAACCGTCGTGTTTAACCGCCAGAGCTACGAGATGATCAAGCAAATGGACCCCGAGATTCTATTTCCATTTTTGTCAAATTATTGGATCACAAGCAGTCGGGAGCAAATTGAAATGATCGTCGCTTTAAATACTAGCTATGCCTACCAGACCTTCTCATACAGAAACGATCCCTTTTCGGAGCTGCAAAGGCATTCCACCCGAAAGGCCTTGTGTAGGACCCCGGAACTGGACCTTGTCGGTGGTCTCTCATACTCCTCCGTTCTGCAACAGAATTCGATTTACGCATTAGCCCTACGCGATTATGCCAGTCAAGTCTGGAGTGCAGGACTGCACGATTACTGGGTAAAAAAAGCCGTTCGGGATTTGGTGTCCACCGTGAGGAATGACCGAATTATCAGGTTGCCGTTTGTGACCGAATTTAAGCCCATTAATCTTCAGGATTTTAAAGGCGGTTGGTACATGCTTGCAGTAGGCTGGACTTTAGCCTTATGTGTTTTCATCGCGGAAGTTTTAGTCGGTTGGAGAAGAGGACGATTGAGGAATATTTCAACCTAA